A region of the Sardina pilchardus chromosome 3, fSarPil1.1, whole genome shotgun sequence genome:
TGTATTTCTGGTTTGCACTGAGACGGGCAAGAGATGCCTGAACAACAAAGCACACGGTATCTATATGATCAACCCCTAAAGGGCTGCAAAGGAATCTTTTCACTTGTTCTGTGATCAATTTGTCTTGAGCCATTCCTCTGGTGTCCCCAAATCCAGGTGTGTCGATAATTGTGAGTGAGTATGGGACCTGAAAGCCTGGTTGATTATAGAGCTCATAGGAGGAGACCTCAGCTGTCTGGCTTTCAGCTTGTGTTCGGTTAGTCACCTCATGGATTAGTTTGTAGCGGTACTGGTCCTCCCATTTCACACCCAATATGTAATTTATCATTGCATTTACAAGTGTTGATTTTCCTGCACCAGTGGATCCCAGAAGTAGTATGACTTTGTTTTTCGCATCTTCCACCTTCCTACCAAACATGTATTGAAAGAAATCCACATTCTCTCCAAATTTTCGTTCCAACTCTAATTGATGTATAGATGGGTTGCCCTTTTCCAGACGAAACGATTGTTTTAAAAAACGGTCACTCTTGCCTTCTGCTGATTTCTTTTTCTCAGACTTGGCATCAGGTCCTAATGTTGTAATAGTTGTTTCAGGACTTGGCAGACTCTTTCCTGATTTCCCTGTATTGGCCAAAACACGGATGCTGTAGGTGGTGTTCATCTTCAGTCCCTCCAATGTACACTCCCTACTAGAGGCTTTCTCACACTCCCATGGCTTACTCTGGGTATCATCCATGTGCTGTCGGTATTCAACGTCATAACTGATGACTGACACACCATCTCCAACCGCTGTGGGAATATCCCATGTAATAGTGATGCTTTCAGCCCGTGAACTTTTCTCATTTGGCAGGCCTGGAGGACTGCATGGACGTGTTCGGATGAACTCTGTTGCGTCGCTAGCAAGACTCACTCCAGGACGACACACTGCCTTACAGCTAAATTGGTACTCTGTATGAGGGTTTAAGCGACTAACAGTAACATCAGTTTCTTTTCCATCAGTGCCTATTTCTTTCCAGTCAGAGCCCTCAGAGTTCTGGTACAGAATGTGATAGGCAACAACAAAACTTTCTCCCACAGGAGGAGGTTGGATTTGCAAATGGACACGATCATGTTCCAGATTCAAAACAGTTGGACAAGGAGGCTTGCAAGGCAGTAAAAACTGAGCATCAATAAGTGTCCCTTTCTCATACACATGAATTGATGAGGCTGTGATGGACTTGTTTGGAACTGATGCTATGCAAAACTCAATGTTTTCCCTGTCTCTGTTAGACTGCATGAAATCAAGGAACAGGCGAATGCTTTGCCTGGTAAGAGCAGTCACCTCCCCAGAATGAAACCAATGCTCCTGTTTGCTGGCACTTCTGGCCTCATAAGATGTGTCAGAGCCAGTGGACTTGGCCTCGTCCTTTAGGTAGTTTTCCAAATCTTGTAGATATTTGCCATCACCACTGAGGGAAGAGAACACAAAAGCCACTACAAATTCATTTCTTGAGTGTAGGACAATCTGATCCAGTTCACTACTGGACTTAGTCACCCTAACTTCTTTCATAATCTCAAGGTAGGATCTGATAACATTAATCTCACGTTCTCTGTCACTCAGATATTCTGCAATCAATGCACTCTGGAAGGGAGATCTCTCTTTGCTGTTCAGAGTAGTCACCAACTCTTGCTCCTCTGTTCCTCCCCCGCGAATAGTAGGAAGTAATTGGCAAAGCTTCTTTTGAAACACCAGCTTGTACTCAGAAATCAGGTCTTTGAATTTCCGAAGATTGGTAGTAATCTCAGAAAAGAGGATGGCCATTTCATCTTTCATCAAGTCTTGGCACTGAATAACAGCATCGTCTATCTCATCAAGGATGCGCTGAGACTGGCGCACCAGACCTATACTTATCTCCCTAACAAGTTTGGCTGCATCAGAGTCCAATTTTTTCAGGGGATACAACCACACTGTCATGGGCACAGCATGTTCCCCATTTTCCCCAAGCAATCGTGGAAGATTTGAGTAAACTTTGATTGCATCTTGAAAACTGACTGGATTATTCTCTAAAGCAAAGTCACCATGGAATGTACAGTTGAATTTGTCTGCTTCCTGTTGCTCTGTTTCAGTCATCTTCAGGGATGCCTTACCCTCaatagacaccattggaatcaCTTTGATTGCTGCTTGAAGACTTCCTTGAATTTCCTGATGATTTTCATGTGAAGAGACTTCACGATCAAATACAAAGAAGGCTTGAGCACCATACACTATTGCAGTCACCACATGTGTGGCAGATCCTTCCTTGAAGACATTGCAATATTTGACATTTCCAATCCCCAGGTGTTCCATGGTAAGCTGCTCAAAACGTGTGGTAGTGCGATACTGAAGAGTAACTCTGGACTGATTTTTTGATCTTTTCTTGTCATTCAGAAACTCTGCAGAGCCTTTTACACTCACTAACCCACCCATGAAGCTGGCCTCAAGTGATGCAGACACATGAAGAGCTTCTGCCTTCGCCTCTGTAGAGTCTGAGGCAATGATCTTGAACTCCGTGTTTGGCTGTGGGCGTATATTGAGATTCTTCTGCAGCATGTCTGCATCCCAGAGTGTAATACCTGTGTTATAAAGAAGATGTTATCAATGAGAACAATCAGATGCCATTGTTAAAATGCAAAACCTGAATATTCTATGTTTGAAAATCATTGGTACATCATTGACTATTTTGAGCTGCCATTACTGAGAGACATTCACAACTGAGTCAAATTATTGTCTAGTAAGGTACAGTTTAGTTTTATCATCATTAACTACTTTGTCTCAGTTTTCCAAAGAGGCCAAGCATTTGGAAACAAGTTAGTTACTATGACTGTTGGGCTTAATTTGTACGaactctctaaacacactttcttaaactctttctctaaacacacgtcattattcaccactttagttgaggggccacaaacatgatgaactcatgagtaactaATACTTAGTTAATCCCCTAATATTTCAagaaggcttacatgcatgaattcatgataaattatgtacagaaaaataaatcatcatcatcatgcttaataaaccataattcataatgatttagccaccatacttaatgctttagttaATGCGTTGTTCATGCATTAGGTCATGAATGACATATGGTGAACTCGTGTCAATTCCTGATAATTCATGAGATATTAAGCCATtaagtaatgcataaatcatgaatgaattcatgtatgaattcatgatgattcatgtacccttaccgcaaaGTGTTACCCACAAGGCTAATGcaaagtctatggggaaaatgaCCTTAAAGCTACATTGTGGATTTCTTGGGTTAATTATTGGGGGAAATGCTCACCATCTAGCAGTGAAATGGTATATTGCAACAGACTCCAGCTCCCCCTCCACTCCAAGTATTACTTATCAATGAGGCTATTTGAGAAAAGTTAATGTACATTTTATTCAGTAATTTCGTCTGTGAATCTATAGCTCATACTTCATGCAAGATGAATAATGTCGTTATGGATTTGACATTTTGGCTAATATTTAGCAAGCAACTTATCAGTGCTAACATTATTCAACATTACTGTTCAAGATATGTAGTTCAAGATAGCGCTAACGTGGTCTTTTATCTCCGTAAGAAGCATCAGCAATCATCAGGTGATTTACTGTATGGTGGTAACATGGAGGAGAGTGTCTCCAGGATGCACTGTTATAAGGTGTCGTGGGCCTAACTTAATGAAACATCGGTGAATGAGGATGCTCACttgcagggctgccaagtttcagtaACTGGCAAGCGTGAGAGTTCGTCCGCCGACCGCAGGTTGGCGGCAAatttttttttgactgtcacactcaaaagcgtgacatttggcagctccgattagagtcgatttttcaagtgtgaacttatcaagaaagaggcaaataaatgttacacagctctgcaacaagtataggacaatgataaacttagcagccttaacgttaacttggaaaatcaaggagaaacagcgaatcaactgtgaacaaaaactagcaaggagaacgttttaagagtcattgcatgagaaaaccaggcagaggtgggaagatgggggtcggccaaatcggctcatactttgtatatg
Encoded here:
- the LOC134075832 gene encoding stonustoxin subunit alpha-like; this encodes MYVADTNVEALGRPFQLGMLYDCRRDVLIPGITLWDADMLQKNLNIRPQPNTEFKIIASDSTEAKAEALHVSASLEASFMGGLVSVKGSAEFLNDKKRSKNQSRVTLQYRTTTRFEQLTMEHLGIGNVKYCNVFKEGSATHVVTAIVYGAQAFFVFDREVSSHENHQEIQGSLQAAIKVIPMVSIEGKASLKMTETEQQEADKFNCTFHGDFALENNPVSFQDAIKVYSNLPRLLGENGEHAVPMTVWLYPLKKLDSDAAKLVREISIGLVRQSQRILDEIDDAVIQCQDLMKDEMAILFSEITTNLRKFKDLISEYKLVFQKKLCQLLPTIRGGGTEEQELVTTLNSKERSPFQSALIAEYLSDRELVMANIYKIWKTT